In a single window of the Antedon mediterranea chromosome 1, ecAntMedi1.1, whole genome shotgun sequence genome:
- the LOC140052035 gene encoding uncharacterized protein isoform X2 — protein MVINLPVHAKLEVAVAECFRDSPVANWDKYTNLLERLVNKHVTFKLNAGNNQITFFSDKRLEKSSTQTDIEHAVPAAVLYVETKQKRRPPSGSSSPASKTVGPVRTRSKSVDQLAEKPRSLGARGSKTYVNAMEREERLKKAVSTGDILKDTKNKKNKNGSEKGSFSGWLFGTLTGRRKKKRPTVIESNSENDKKTNNDAGNKPNLETQTERKEATPVVQNGRGRKVAKSAEKSAEKRSKSQPARQKQKAPKKENGKVEQSASKGEGQSKKSNKKAGNNSSSQTKEVPNKVKETEKSDVNNKTQVKENKTPVKAKAPSAPKAQASSTPKSQAPPSPTNDVTQKSSPKSDQSTPTSVKKNNQTNSKTKLPKQVKDSKQQTEKTPKEKRDNSTSTTPRSILKKGNTPSVSSFSSNSSLDGRMDASRPERRNGSVITDLHRDTQQDRLAEGPEFYATLRKNMPVDIPVPDYKKQEMEHQRALSAYATTPRSSRGHNNQMINNNWRHQSDIINVSPNQHIVDAVIHRYPEDETDYMNAEVEMFPHHIYANNTMNGTVPPSPPPPPAFQDPVSQQPAAPLPPPLPPVFNSQRADFTRSVSEEPYNEFASQLAKLRPVQQQSPRPKPQNQTVDLMTELKMATERRKSQSDLVDGLTNQTFNNGYAPRRESDAYPFKQQKLTNGGTLPPPTKRQFSSPAIHYTPRTGPQTQPKPFRNRISSNNNEIRSMADVPRNLKGVNVAQISECMRLLNLEKYIETFKTHKIDGDMLVDLNKEMLKSDLGMSEIDAAKIMKFATGWRPQ, from the coding sequence aAATCACATTCTTCTCGGACAAACGACTTGAAAAGAGTTCCACGCAAACAGACATTGAGCACGCTGTCCCAGCTGCTGTCCTATATgtagaaacaaaacaaaaacggAGGCCACCTTCCGGTAGTAGCAGCCCAGCGTCAAAAACTGTCGGCCCAGTACGTACACGTTCAAAATCAGTCGATCAATTAGCAGAAAAACCCAGAAGTCTGGGAGCACGCGGTTCAAAAACGTATGTGAACGCAATGGAACGCGAGGAACGTTTGAAAAAAGCTGTCTCGACAGGTGACATTTTAAAAGAcaccaaaaataaaaagaataagaATGGTTCAGAGAAAGGATCTTTTTCTGGTTGGCTGTTCGGAACATTGACTGGTCGTAGAAAAAAGAAACGGCCCACAGTTATCGAAAGTAACTCAGAAAATGACAAAAAGACAAATAATGATGCTGGTAATAAACCAAATCTAGAAACCCAAACTGAAAGAAAGGAAGCAACTCCCGTTGTACAGAATGGTAGAGGAAGAAAAGTGGCAAAGTCTGCCGAAAAGTCTGCAGAAAAAAGGTCAAAATCACAACCAGCCAGACAAAAGCAAAAGGCTCCTAAGAAAGAAAATGGAAAAGTTGAACAATCAGCTTCTAAAGGTGAAGGACAATCAAAGAAATCCAACAAGAAAGCTGGTAATAATTCGTCTTCGCAGACTAAAGAAGTACCTAACAAGGTAAAAGAAACTGAAAAGAGTGACGTTAACAACAAGACACAAGTTAAAGAGAATAAAACACCAGTGAAAGCTAAGGCACCGTCAGCCCCAAAAGCTCAGGCGTCTTCAACACCCAAATCCCAGGCACCTCCTTCGCCAACAAATGATGTCACTCAAAAAAGCTCTCCAAAATCTGATCAGTCAACGCCAACATCAgttaagaaaaataatcaaacaaattcaaaaacaaaattaccaaAACAGGTAAAAGATTCTAAACAGCAGACTGAGAAAACACCAAAAGAGAAACGAGACAATTCGACGTCAACCACGCCTCGGTCAATCCTAAAGAAAGGAAACACACCTTCAGTTTCTTCTTTCTCATCAAATTCCTCACTAGATGGTCGAATGGATGCATCCCGTCCTGAACGACGAAATGGATCAGTAATCACCGACCTTCACAGAGATACTCAACAAGATCGTCTTGCTGAGGGCCCTGAATTTTACGCAACACTAAGGAAGAACATGCCAGTAGATATTCCTGTTCCAGACTACAAGAAACAAGAGATGGAACACCAGAGAGCTTTGTCTGCTTATGCCACAACACCAAGATCATCCAGAGGTCATAATAACCAAATGATAAACAACAACTGGAGACATCAGTCAGACATCATCAACGTTTCTCCTAACCAACATATAGTGGATGCTGTCATACATCGTTATCCAGAAGATGAAACAGACTACATGAACGCAGAAGTGGAAATGTTCCCACATCATATTTACGCAAACAATACAATGAATGGTACTGTTCCACCTTCGCCACCCCCACCACCTGCTTTCCAAGATCCAGTTTCGCAACAACCAGCGGCGCCATTGCCACCACCACTCCCACCGGTTTTCAATTCTCAACGTGCTGATTTCACACGGTCAGTATCAGAAGAACCCTATAATGAATTCGCAAGTCAGTTAGCAAAGCTTAGACCTGTACAGCAACAAAGTCCCAGGCCTAAGCCACAGAACCAGACAGTCGACCTAATGACCGAACTAAAGATGGCAACAGAACGACGGAAATCGCAATCAGATCTGGTAGACGGGCTAACCAACCAAACTTTCAATAATGGATATGCCCCACGTAGAGAAAGCGACGCATACCCATTCAAACAGCAGAAACTTACAAACGGCGGTACATTGCCCCCACCAACGAAACGTCAGTTTTCAAGCCCGGCGATACACTATACCCCTAGAACTGGTCCACAGACACAACCCAAGCCGTTCCGGAATCGCATCAGTAGTAACAACAATGAAATACGTTCGATGGCTGATGTACCAAGAAATCTTAAAGGAGTTAATGTTGCCCAAATAAGTGAATGCATGCGATTGCTAAACTTGGAGAAGTACATAGAAACTTTTAAAACTCACAAAATTGATGGTGACATGCTGGTTGATTTAAATAAGGAAATGTTAAAATCAGATTTAGGAATGTCGGAGATTGATGCTGCGAAGATTATGAAATTTGCGACTGGTTGGCGACCGCAATGA